A single region of the Nicotiana sylvestris chromosome 6, ASM39365v2, whole genome shotgun sequence genome encodes:
- the LOC104219978 gene encoding protein METABOLIC NETWORK MODULATOR 1, translating to MSEAIQGNSSYTAVTLPVKRGRGRPRKDHNLKRVKTVQFPPGFEQVKAILPRQVDTVNVANDGMIGRPITGVVEAAFDAGYLLSVRIGDSNTNFRGVVFRPGHFDPVTAENDVAPHVQMINRNEIHLPIRNQVQVHGHGRSLKSAQLTVLPPTTAPSATSVGARGAVVPVVLQPVNPTIGLPPTMQAPPTSSQAAYMGALKERGVQNVAPLATLPPDGSQTTSKVTQVSVQEAMVTRHNGDGSFGEGATLMQQKEVKPIVSNNIGKPVEVTKGIQGSSLSPDMNTKDYEASHKLSAAGNLSVVPERDIGDMNELPLMEPSDVVNSPLPTHSTSVPKPLMSYGIGRMTELLQAVQENMMENQELHAGGSAIGLGKEFVRTTSPRTDGNKEKSGVQ from the exons ATGAGTGAAGCTATTCAAGGGAACAGCTCCTATACCGCAGTAACTCTTCCTGTGAAGCGAGGGCGGGGTCGCCCGCGCAAGGATCACAACCTAAAGCGTGTAAAAACTGTTCAATTTCCACCAGGGTTTGAACAAGTAAAAGCGATCCTACCCCGGCAAGTAGATACAGTTAATGTTGCAAATGATGGGATGATAGGTCGGCCCATTACAGGTGTCGTTGAAGCTGCATTTGATGCTGGTTATTTGCTCAGTGTTCGGATTGGCGACTCCAATACAAATTTCAGGGGTGTTGTCTTTAGGCCAGGGCATTTTGATCCGGTCACAGCAGAAAATGACGTAGCACCACATGTTCAGATGATTAACAGGAATGAAATTCATCTACCCATTAGAAACCAAGTTCAGGTACATGGCCATGGTCGGTCTTTAAAGAGCGCCCAGCTGACTGTATTACCTCCAACAACAGCTCCTTCTGCCACTTCAGTGGGAGCCCGCGGCGCAGTTGTTCCTGTTGTCCTTCAACCAGTCAATCCGACCATTGGATTGCCACCTACTATGCAGGCTCCTCCAACTTCATCCCAAGCTGCTTATATGGGAGCTCTGAAGGAGAGAGGTGTGCAGAATGTTGCGCCTTTGGCTACGCTTCCACCTGATGGATCACAAACCACTAGTAAGGTAACTCAAGTCAGCGTCCAAGAAGCGATGGTAACTAGGCATAATGGGGATGGTTCCTTTGGTGAGGGAGCAACATTGATGCAACAGAAAGAGGTTAAGCCAATTGTATCAAACAACATAGGTAAACCTGTTGAAGTGACCAAGGGGATTCAAGGTTCTTCTTTATCACCAGATATGAACACTAAAGATTATGAGGCCTCTCATAAGCTGTCAGCAGCAGGAAACTTGAGTGTTGTCCCTGAACGAGACATTGGTGACATGAATGAGCTTCCCTTGATGGAACCAAGTGACGTGGTAAATTCCCCTCTTCCTACCCACTCCACATCTGTTCCAAAACCATTGATGAGTTATGGGATTGGCAGGATGACAGAGCTTTTACAG GCCGTGCAGGAAAATATGATGGAGAACCAGGAGCTTCATGCTGGGGGATCAGCCATTGGCCTTGGCAAAGAGTTTGTTAGAACGACAAGTCCAAGAACTGATGGTAACAAAGAGAAATCAGGTGTTCAGTAA